Below is a window of Sinorhizobium meliloti DNA.
CGAGTATGTGTCGGCAAAGCTCTTCGCCAGCAATGTCATTCCCTTGGCCGAACGTACAAGCTTTATCAAACCGGGTGGCGACGTAGTTCCCGGCATTCGTGCGGTTGAAGCCTATGGGCATACACCGGGCCACCTTGCATTTCACATCGAAAGCGAGGGCAAACAACTGCTTGTATGGGGCGATTGCGCGCATCACGAGGTAGCATCGCTTGCGCATCCCGAGTGGCACGCTTTTTTCGACATGGATAAGGCCAAGGGCGCGGAGACCCGGCGGCACATCTATGACATGGTTGCAACCGATCGGCTTCCCGTCGCCGGATACCATACGTCATTCCCCTCGCTCGGGTTCGTTGAGCGGAAGGATAGAGGTTATCGTTGGCTGCCGATTTCCTATCAGTTCAGCTTATAGGCTCCGTTGCAACAAGTCAGAGTGTGACCTGATTGTCTCGCATCAAGCCTACGGGCCGGGTGCCGTTACCTGATCCGTGCAGTGAGGGCTACGATGCGGCGTATGGGCCGTCCAAGGGCCGCCGACAATGCCTCGGCGGCTTCTTATATCGCGCCCGCCAGATAACATTTCTTCTATAGCGCGCGGCGTTCTCACAAATTTTTTCGTACTGGTAGTCAGGCCGGTGCAGGTCGCACATTCCACAGTGTGCATGCATTTCTGCGGCGAAGGCGCCTTCGACCGCGCCCGATCGAGGCCGGCACCGTCGGCGAAGAGCTGGCGCTAAGACCGTCTAGATAGTTCGTTCGGTGTGCGCCCAGGATACCCTCGCCCCAACCTTCAATACCTCCACTTGGGAGCGCGCTTTGCGTTGTGAAGCAACTCGCGAGCCGTGGCAAACCGGCCGAATAGGCGGGTCAAGCGCCGTTTTTCTTCCTCGCACAAGTTTTGCCGTCGGCAGAACTCCGGCACTGACCACATTTTGGTTGCAGCCTCTGCTATTGCGGCTTGCGGCTGAATGCGCTCCATAGAAATCCTCCATCCCACGAGGCGAGCACACTACCAAAGTCTAATTTAGCGACAAATAAACTAAGACATGTGCTGAGGATTTTTTCGGCAGTTGGCTTTCGGACATAATACGACGGCAGTCGCTTAGTCACAGCATCCGCATACCGCCAAAGGCTGCCAAAGGAGGCCAGGGGTCTCGGTAAAATAGAAGCGGGCTTTAAACTGACTTAGTGGTCGCAACACACCTGCCTCTAGCCCTTCAGGCGGCTGGCCGCTTTGTCGGCAGCGTCGCGGTCGTTGCCGTGCTGTTTGATGATGCGGCGTGCATCCGCTGCTGCGATGCCGTGTTTTCGCGCAAAGTAGTCAACCTCATACTTCTGGGTGCCCGATACCAGTCGGCGGCCAGCTACCGTCTTAGTCTTGTCGTCCGTCATCTAAAGGCCTCCTTCCGTTGACTAGCAAACAACGCAGACGGGAATCGCAGGTTCCGTGCCCTCCCGCCATAACGACCACCACCATCAACCAAACACATCGACGCACCACCCTCGAGCGCGGGGCGATAGGGTCTTAGGCGATACGGTACGCTTTTAAGCAAATT
It encodes the following:
- a CDS encoding DUF3606 domain-containing protein, coding for MTDDKTKTVAGRRLVSGTQKYEVDYFARKHGIAAADARRIIKQHGNDRDAADKAASRLKG